CTCACCCGGATGCGAGGTCATGGCGGTCATCAAGGCAAATGCTTACGGCCACGGCGCCATCGAGGTCGCGCGATCGCTCATCGCCCAGGGAGTGGCCCGTATCGCCGTCGTCTCACTCGACGAGGGCATCGCCATCCGGTCTGCCGGCATCACCGTTCCAGTCGTGCTGTTGGGACCGCTGTTCCCGGATCAGCTCCACGACATCATCGCCCATCGCCTGACACCCGTCATCAGCGACCGCGCGTCGCTCCCAATGCTGACGCAGGCGACGACCTCGCTCGCGACTCCCTACCCGATTCACCTCAAAGTGGAAACAGGCATGGGCCGTCTTGGATTGGCCGCGGACGAGCTATTACGCCTCATCGACTCAGGCCAATTGCCGGCCTCGCTCAGGATCGAAGGAGTGATGACCCATTTCTCCGATTCCGACGGCCCTGAGACCGGCCAAACGGAAGAACAGCTTGCGCGCTTTCAGAGTATCGTAAATAGCCTCACGACCCGCGGCCTTTCGATTCCGCTGATTCATGCCGCGAACAGCGGAGCCGCCGTTCGCTACCCGCGGGCGCACTATTCGATGATTCGGCCCGGCATCATGCTCTACGGCTATCACACCTTGCCGGAATCGATTTCGGCACCCGACCTCAAACCGGTCTTGTCATTACGAAGTTGCATCGCGCAGATGCGCGCCATTCCGGCCGGCTGCCCCGTCAGCTATAACGGAACATTCGTGGCCAAGCGGCCGACGCGTGTCGCCGTGCTCCCGATCGGCTATGCGGACGGATTCAACCGGCGACTCTCTAATCGTGGAGAAGTCCTCGTGCGCGGACAACGCGCCAAGGTCATCGGCCTGGTCTGTATGGATATGGTGATGATCGATGTGACGGAGATTCCAGACGCCTCCGTCGGAGACGAGGTCATCCTAATCGGCCGCCAGGGAACCGATCAGATTACCGCAGCCGATCTGGCAAAATGGACCGGCACCATCGCCTACGAAACGCTGTGCGCCATCGGTCCACGCATCCCACGCCGCTACCAAAACTCCTAGCCCACTCCGCCTCACGCGGCTAGAAATTCACGCGCAGTGAAATCCCGCCCGAATGATAGGTCGTACGATAGAGTCCATTGACCGCTGTCGCCAGGGCGCATCCGCAGCTCACCGTCCGCTGTTCGTAGAGCGAGGCTTGATAGGACAGATCAAATGCCACGGCCTTTGGCTTGATCGGGCCGAACCCAAAATCGCCGCAACGAACGCCGAATATCGTCCCGCCTTCCTTGCACACCAACCCAAATCCCACCGATGGAATATGCACGTCGGCGGACGGAATAGCCGGGTCGAACGTGAGATCAGGAATTTGCGACGGCGAATTCATGTAGCCGGCACGGAGCGCCAGCTCCCACTCCGGCAACGATTCCATCTTCAACCATCGGTACTCGGTCCCGATCATCACGGTATAGGTGCTGCGCCAGTTTTGCGGTTGCGGAATGATAGACCCGTTCGCCAACGCGATATCTAGGTTCCTAACCGATTTCCACCCGACATAGTCCACATCCAATTCCAATTTCCATTCACGTTCGGCGGTCCTCGTCGGCCAGATCGCAATGGCGCCGGTAATAACTTGCGGCAACACAAAGGTCGTCGACGCATCCGAGGTCTTTACCCCGTTGGCTAAAATGCCTCCGTTCAACGGCAACGCCACCTGATTCCGATAGACCACGCCAATATTCGCGATGGGTTTTCCATCGCCGTTCCTCAGAGCGGTGTACAGCAAACTCACGTTGTATCCAACCGCCGTTCCCTTGCCATAGAGTTCCGTTTTTTGTCCTGCGGTACCCAGCACCGACGGTGCCACGGCACCCGTTGAAATGAATTGCTTCTCAAAGTGCCCTTCGCCCAACATATCGGAAAAGGTATAGATGTCGGCGCCGAGGCCGAGCGACAAATCCGGCGTGACTTGATAGGCGATCGTCGGTTTGATATCGATCAGCGGCAATGCAGAAAAGACTGCCTTGAATTGTTGCGGACCGTTGTCCGCATACCGGCTCACTGATCCGAACGGCGAGGTCAGACCGATCCCGACCGTCACCCTGTTCAACCACTCGGCGCCGAAGCCGCCCAAATTCGCCGTGATAAACAGATGCGCCGGCGGCGGCCAGGCCAGACTCCCGTCGCGATTCCCCGTGGCATTGGCTCCGGAGGTGCTCGTGAAACTGGTGGTTCCTCCGGTCAGCATTCCTCCAGCCAGTATTTGCACACCGGGCAACTGTGTCATCCCGGCAGGGTTATAGTGCAACGCGGAAGGATCGTCAGCCTGAGCCGCGTAGGCGTTCCCTTGCCCTGATGCGGACGTCCCCTACCCCTGGATCCTCGGCACCTGAGCCGAGGCCGGAGAAAAAAGACCGCTCGCTAGAACGCCCCCTCCTACGATCACAATTGCCACCACCACCGACAACCACTCGCGCTGCCACACCCCTGCCATCACAACCCTCCGATAGAAAACGGCCGATGAATCATTCCGACCTCGCCTGCCAAAGCTTAGTGAAACCAACGCTCCATGACCGCGCGCAGCTCACCGGCATCAAACGGCTTGAGCAAATAGGCCTGAGCCCCCATCCCGATCGCCTGAACCGCCAGCTCCTGTGATCCGGACGCCGTCATGACGATGATCGGAACCTCTGTGGCCTGCAAGCGAATTTCTCTCACGACATTCAGCCCTTCACTCTGCCCCAGACCGACATCGAGCATCACGCCGGCATACCCGCCCGACTGGACCGCCACACGCGCTTCCTGGCCATCCAGCGCTGCTTCAGGACAATATCCGCTGGCCTTCAACCGGTCGAACAGCCACTGCCGAATGTCCGGATCTTCGTCGGCTACCAGCACGCGCCGCTCCGCGACCGGCGGACTGAGCGGCGTCGTGGGAATTGCCGATCGAAGCGGCAACGTAAAGGATACTTCCGCGCCCCCAGCCGGACAGTTTTTAGCCGCGACGCTTCCGCCTTGCAATTCTACCAGCGTTTTCACGATGGACAACCCCAGCCCAAGCCCCTTGGGTCCGCTTCGCTGTCCATGTTGCACGCGGAAAAACGGATCGAAGATCCGATCGAGATCCTCCGCCGGAATCCCCGGCCCCGTGTCCCTGACCAGAATGCGGACGAACCGCGGACTGGACGATTCGACGGCCACCAAGATCTCACCATCCTCCGGCGTATACTTGACCGCATTCTGGAGCAAATTCACCGCCACCTGAATCAAGCGGTCGCGGTCGGCCCACACCTCGATACCGAGGTCTCGCGCGCTGATCCCCAGTCGTTGCCGCTTGGCGGACGCCAGCGGGCGCAGTTGCTCAATCGCGTCCGTCAGGCAAGACTCCAGGTCCACATCGACCGGATGAACTTCCAGGCGGCCGGCCTCGATCCTGGTCCGATCCAAAAGATCTTCAATCATCCGAATCAGCCGATCGGAATTATCCAGCATACGGAACAGATACCGCTGCTGCTTCTCATTCAGCGGACCGGTAAGCCCATCCAGAAGGTTCTGCACAAACCCCTTGATAGACGTCAGCGGGGTGCGCAGCTCGTGCGAGACATGGGACAAAAACTGCGACCGCACCCGGTCGGCCTGCTCCAGCGCCTCCGTGCGCTCACGAACTTTCAACTCCAATCCGACGTTCCATTCCTCGATCTGCTGATAGGCCGACGCATTATCGAGTGCGATGGCCACTTGATTCGCCAGCGTCGTCATCAGCTCGAGATCGTCCGTCGTCAAGCTCGGCTCGTGCGTCCGGTCCACCGTCAGAATCCCCAGAATGTGGTCTTTGGCCCTCAGCGGAACGATAATCAACGACTTCGTCCGGCTTAGCTCCGCCAACCGCCGATTGATCGGATGGAGCTGCGGCCAGACCGTTTGGATATCCGCGATCAACAGCGGAAGCCCTTGCAGCACCGCCATCCCCTCGGGGCTGTTCCGATCCGTCACCGGCACCTCGCAGTCCTGCGCGTACGCCAAGACTTCATCCGAGGCGCCGATCACGCGCACATGCCGAATGACCGAGCGCAACGGATCGAACGTCGACACCATGGCACGGTCATAATGCAGATCGCGCGTGAGCGTTTCCAACACACGTTCAAGCAGCGTTTCGCGATCCAGCGTCGCGCTGAACAGAAGCCCGGCTTGGTGCAATGCCGTCAATTGCGTCACCTTCCGCCGCAACTCGACTCGCGTCTGCTCCTGCCCTAAATAGGCCTCGCGCAATTCCTCATGCCGCGATTCGACGAACGCGATCTGTTCGCGAATGAGCGCCTCGCGCTGCAAACTTTCCTTGCGCATGCAGCGCTGCATCAGCCATCCGGCCGCCAGGACCGGACTCAATCCGGCAAGCGCCATCTCTGCCGGCCCCACGGCGGACGACAGAACCCGTAGGCCTCCCGCAAGACACAACCCGATCAACCCACTCCACAAAATCCAGTGCGTCTGGCGCCGAGAACCCGGATTGCCCCAGCCATCCCACACTGGTTCCAGCGGTAACGGCCCCCGCTCGGATTCAGCCGAAACGGCATCACACAACACCGGCTCAGGCAGCACCGGCACCGCCGCCGAAGACCGAGACGCACGCCCCCATCGTCTCGCGCCATCGTTCTGCCACCGAATAAGCCACCGGCACCATTCATCGTCGTTGGACACACACGACAGATTCGTCAACGTCGCTGGAGGCAGCCCGTGCACGCGCGACGGAACCGCCGCAAAAATCCCTTGGGCGGACTGACAAACTAGATACGTGCACCGCCGACGGAACGGCCCGAACTGGCGAAGCGTCCGGTCGGAAAACCGCATGGCCAGCGTGGCGGATCCCGGTGTCACGCTGACCACCCGGCATTCGACTGACCCGGAGGCAAACTTGTTTCCGAAGTAGGGAAACATGCCGTAGATCTGTTCAAGCGAGAAGGGCCGCGCCAGGACTTGAATGATGGGCGACATCTTTTCCATCCCGCCCGCAAAAATGAAATTCGGATCGCCGGTCAAGAGTTCGCAGAATTCGTAGAGGTAGGCGGCAAATTCGTAGGAGTAGCTATTCCACGGATTCTTCAGAAACTCCGGCGTCACATGGTAGACCGAATCCTTGATGCGCTGATTCAACAGCACGCACAATTCATCGACGGCCTCTGAACCAGCGCCGTCCCCCCGTTCACGCGTCAGCGTCTTCTCCAAATCGAGAATGACCGCCCGGATGCTCAGGCCGCTCAGATCCCTGATCGTCTGGCCCTGTTCGTCTAACCCGAACGGGCGAAACTCCATCGACGGCCGGTCAAGAATCCTGCGCTCTTTGGGTAAGAGTTCGACCAGCGGCAACACCACCGGCTGGACCCCTTCCAACGACTGAATGGGCATAGCATCCCTCCACTCCCGAAACAGGCCGGAGCCAACGCCGGATATCCGCTTCTAGCGAGGCTAGTATAGGAAGGGAGGCTAGCTGACTTCAAGAGAGAAGATTGCTCGGTGGGAGGAGCGAATCACGCGGAAAGACCGGCCAACAGAGCCGATTCGGCATTCTCTGTCAACCGGCCAGATGGAAGAATCAACCGGCTTACTGCTTCACTCGCCGCTTGAGCTGTTTCTCGATGCTGGCGACCTTGCTGGACAGCCGGCCTTTCGCCGCCTTGCGATAGTCGACCTTGATCGTGCAGGAAATGCGGCCGCAATCTTTGCGCATCCGTTCATAACACTTCTTCACGACGCCAAAGACTTCGTCCCATTCCCCTTCCAACACCGTGCCCATCGGATTGAGCCGGTAATCCACGCCGCTCTTGTCGATAATATCCAGCGACCGGGCCACATACTTCCCGACACTCTCCCCCTTGCCGAGCGGGGACATACTGAATTCAAGCAAGACCATGGTTGCGAGCTCCCTTAGGTGGTTTTGGCAGCCGGTGCCGGGCTGGCAGCCGTCTGCCGAGCGCGCTCGTCCTGCCACACTTTCGGATATTGCACTTTGCCAAGCAGACGGAACCCATCCAGCGCTTCACGCAGCAACGCGCGCCGCTTGTCGGCATCGGGCTCATTGGCCTTCGCCTGCTCGCGGAGATGCCCGAGCCAATCGACAAACGCGGAAAATTCGCTATCGAGAATCCGTTCCAGATCTTCCTTCATGAACCCCGACAAAGCCGGAGCTACCCCGCTGCTGCTGATCGCGACCCGGGCATGCCCGGACGCCACCACCGCCGGCATCGTGACACTGGACAACTCCGGCATATCCGTCGACCACAAAAGAAATCCTTTTTCACGCGCCTTCGCCAAGAGCATCTTGGCAAATTCCCGATCTCCGCGAATCGTATTCAAGACCAAGATCGTATGCTCCAGATCGGTCTCACGAAAATGCCGTCCGCGATGAATCACTTTTGCGGACGCGGCCAGAAGCTTCAACGTTTCATGCAGCATCGGACTGATCACCGTCACCCGGGCACCCGCTTCGAGCAATCGCTCCGACTTCTCCGCCGCTTCCTCATCGCCGCCGATCACCAGGACGGAAAAGCCCTTTACATCGAGCACTAAGGGAAAACCAGAATTGGGAGCCATCGCATGTTCCTCCATACCGCACAGAGTGTAACTGGCCGCCATCATACAATAGCGTCTTCCTGGCCGTAAACCATGCCCTCCCCTTTTCTGGATGACCTGTCTATAATGCGGCCCTCGTTACGCATGTGGAGGATACATGGCCGGAATGTCAGGACAAGCACTCGGAATGGCAGGCACCATCATCGGCCTGGCGGCGCTCGCCGCCTGGCTCGGACTCGCCCATAGTTGCGATCCCGCTACCGGAGAACCCGTCGTCGCAGGGCGTGTCACCATCGCCCCGAATCTGGCCGATCAGGTCAAACCCACCGACGTGCTCTTCGTCATCGTCAAGCGCCCCCAGGGCCCGCCTCGGCCCATTGCCGCCAAGCGCATCGACCATCCGACATTCCCGGCCTCCTTTGAAATCACCAACGCCGATGTCATGGTAGAAGGCTCGGAACTGCGTGGCATGGTGGATATCGTGGCCCGGCTCGATCGCGACGGCCAGGCCGGACCGGCCCAGCCCGGCGACATCGAAGGACGCTACGCCAAAAATCCCACCCTCCCAGGCGGGCGCGACTTCGAGATAGTCCTGGATTCGGTGAAGTAGCGGGGGAAAGTCCTGAGTGATCAGGGCCTGAAGTCTAACCACCCGACACTCACGGGATGCTCAAAAAGCTTTCCCGCAAGGCCGCAGTGAGTGAAGGACCGAGGCGTACCCTCTGGGGTACGTTGAGGGTCTGAACGATGCGAGAACGCAGCGGGGGAGCTTTTTCAGCATCCCGCCTAAGTCTCGGCGGGATCGGCGTCCAACTCCATATTCCAATACAGATAGTCCCGCCAGCTTTCCGGCGTATTGCGGATCCCGATCGTAATCGTAATCACCGGGCTCCAGCGGGGCTTCACCGGTTTCTTCTTCAGCTTCATCCCGGCTTCGTCCGGCGTCCGCCCGCTCTTCCGATTATTACAGCGCCAGCAGGCCGTGGTGATATTCTCCCACGTCTTCTTCCCGCCCTTGGCAATCGGAATCACGTGGTCGAAGGTCAACTCTTCCGTGCGAAACTTCCGATTGCAATATTGGCACGTGTAGCCATCGCGCGTAAAAATATTGATACGGGAAAACTTCACCGCGCGGTAGCTGTCTTTCAGCCGCACCAGCTTGAGCAGTCGCATCACCGCAGGGAGTTTGATCGAGAGGGAGATACCGTGGATTTCGCGGTCGTAGACTTCGAGGACTTCGACTTTACCCTGCCAGAGCAGAGCAATGGCCTTTTGCCAGTGAACCACGCGCAGCGGTTCGTACGTCGAGTTGAGCAGGAGAGTCATTTCCATGCAGCAACCTCATTCCCTACCCTGGCTCCTCTCTAAGAGGGCATCCAGTTCATCAAGGGCGTCGTACATATTTGTATGCCATAGGCCCCGCCCGAAATCAAGCAACCCCACATCCATCGCCCATCTAGACGCCGCTATCAGTTTTTTGGGAAACTGCCCGCATGAAAGAATTCGTCACCGTAGCCGCGCTCACCGACGTTCCGCCGGGAGTTACCAAGACCGTGGACGTTCAGGGTATTTGGATCGCACTCAGCAATGTCGACGGCACACTCTTCGCCGTCGATAATACCTGTCCGCATGCCGGCGGACCGCTCGGAGAGGGAAAGCTAAAGGACAGTATTATTGAATGCCCCTGGCACGGCTGGAAGTTCGACCTGAGAACCGGCCAGCGTGTGAATAATCCGAACTTCACCGTAGCCTGCTGCGACGTCCGCGTCGTCGACGGGCAGATTCAGATCAAACTCCCGGAACATTTAGAGTAGCCCACACCCTATTCCGTCAACTCGCCGTCAGTCACCGAGAATCAGATACCGGCGTCATGAACCATTGTGCCTGAGTTCTTTCTTCGAACAGCCTCGCTCTCGCAACATCGCCCCATGCATTCCCTCGCTCAGGCCGCGATCACGCACGTTGATTCCTACCATCGCTTCCCATCTGGACTATTCCAGCAACTGCGTTGACCCCACCCCGATCCGGCGATACAGTTTGGCTACCGAAGGAGAGATGATGCTGAAACGCACTTTGATTTTGCTGGTCCTTGCTCTTATTCAATTCAGCTTGGGTTGTGAACAAGGGGTCTACCCCTACAATCCGGTTACTCTCGACAACTCGGCCCGAGAGCGTCTGGAACGGGACAAGCGTGAGTTTATCCAGATCGAGGATCTCAAGCTCGGAGATGGTCCCTTGGCTGTCTGGGGACGAAGAATTAAAGCCGACCTCGAAGTCCGGTACGCTGACGGCACCGTTGTGTATCGCGGTCCCATATTGGACTATGTCGGTTTCCTCGGTGACGTTTCCATCCATAACAGCGGCAATGAAGCCGGACTGCTGTCTCTCAGTCAACGAGGCATTGTATTGGGAATGAATGGTATGGCCGTTGGCGGAAAACGACGGATCACCATTCATCCCAGGCTGGCCTGTGATAGTTCCACCCCTGATGACGAACTCCCTCCCAATGCCGGTTGTCTCTTGATCCCAGAAACCCGTCAGCAACGAATTTGGGTTAGAAAGCAGCCCTTGATTGTTGAGGCTGTGTTGACCGAATCGTGCCTGCCCGTTAGTTTCAGAGCCCTGAAGATGGGCGGAGGCTATGCCATTGATATTATCGTCGGTTGCCGTGGCTTGGCTGAACCAGGAAGAGACCCCACTGCCCCCCTCTGGCATATCTACTAAAGCTCTGCCACCGTGATTGGGCAATTTGAAGGAATAAAAGGGCTCAGGAGTCTTTATGTCACGTAGCAGGCAGCGGCCAGATTCAGATCAAATTCCTGGAGGGCCTGTCATCGGCGGCATCGGCGGCGCGCCAGGCAAGGGCGGAGCAGGAGTCTGCGGCCGGTCGGATTCCGGTGGCATCGGGGTCACGCCATCGGCAGGGACGGATGCCGCGTTGACCTTCTTCTTCCCCAAATGCGCGTGCCAGATGAATTCCCGCTCGAACCATTGGCCGTTCACACTCTGATCGCGCAACTGGAGGCGAATCTCGTAGATATCCCCTTCCACCTGTTTGACGCGCCACTCACCGAGCCGAACCCCTTGCCCCCGCTCCTTCATGGAGCGGACATGTTCGTTCATCGCTTGAAGAATCGTCGGAAACCCAATGGCCTGATGCGTCTGCACCATAGCCAGCGCTTCGGCGGCCTGCTTGTCCGCCATCGGATTGAGGGAGGGCGGCTTGGTGACAAAATAGTACAGCCCGCCAAACACGAGCACGGCCACCACCGCATAGTGGAGGGTTCTCACCAGGGACGAGGATTCCGGCGCGGCTGAGGACGGAGACGGATCAGTGCTCATAGTTCAGGGCTCAATTCCATACGAGAGGGTGACCGGCAGACCGGCAAACAGGCATCGCGGGCATCTTAGGAAGCGCTTGGATGGTTGTCAATGGACGATCCCGCGCGCGACGCTGTCCGCTTGTCTGACGAAAAGCCGGTGTGCTACAAGTAATGCGGCACCGTCGTCACTCGAATCACCAAGAGCGCCTCGCATGAAATTCTTTTTGTACGGAGACAATCTCAATCTCACCCAACTCAAGCGCCGGGCGCCGGAGCATCAGTTCCTCTATCTGGCCACGCTGGGCGATCACACCATCAAGTTCTGCCGATGGTCGGCACAGTGGCGCTGCGGACTCTCCAGCATCGCGCCGTCTCCCGGTGAAAAAGTCTGGGGCGCGGTCTTCGAACTGACCGACGAGGACCTGAAGATTATGGATGAGTTTGAACAGGATGTGCCGCCGGGCGCCTACCGGCACCTGCAGATTACGGTCTTGAATGAAGCCGGCGAAAAGGAACTCGTGACGACCTACGCCGCCAATCCCATCGGAAAGTTCAAACCGAAAGACCACTACCTCGACTGGGTCATCAAAGGACTCAAACAGTGGAAATTGCCGGAGGAAGCCGTCGAACAGTGGCACGCCTACCGGCCTTCGTAGGCCGCGCGACGCACGCGCAGCATTCATCCATCACCTACTCTTACTGAGGACACTATGCCAAAGCCAAAGCATCATATTCTCGTCTGCACCAACTCCCGTCCTCCAGGTCACCCCAAGCCTTCGTGCGGCAGCGCCGGAGCTGCGCAGCTGCTCATGGCCTTCAACATGGGGCTCATGCAACGCGGCGTGCAACCGGGCCAGGTCCTCGTGAGCGCCACCGGATGCCTGGGGCCCTGCGAACAGGGTCCGACCGTCGTCGTCTACCCGGACAACACCTGGTATTCGAAAGTGACCGAAGCCGATGTCGCCGTCATCCTCGATGAGCATATCGCCAAGGGCACGCCGGCCGAGAAGCTGAACCCCGACGCGGTCTGGAAATAATTTCCGACGAGTGAATTATGGCCAGTGCGACCCATCATGAACACAAACACCATGCACCCCGCTCTATCGGGTGCATGGTCATTACCTGCAGCGATACCCGTACGCCCGAGACGGATGCGAGCGGCCAGCTCATTCAGAAGTTGCTCAAGGAACAGGGCCACAGCATCGCCGCCTACCATCTGGTGAAAGACGAACCGGCGCAGATCACCGCGCGGATCACCGAAGGCATCGCCAACGAATCCGTCCAGGCCATCATCGTCAACGGCGGCACCGGAATCTCTCGTCGGGATTCGACGTTTGAAGCAGTGGATGCGATGCTGGAGAAACGGCTGGATGGATTCGGCGAAGTCTTTCGCTATCTGACCTATCAGGAGATCGGCTCACCGGCCATCATGAGCCGGGCTACCGCCGGCATCATCAAAGGCCGCGTCCTCTTCTCTACCCCAGGATCAGAAAATGCCGTCCGCCTGGCGATGGAGAAGCTGATC
The window above is part of the Nitrospira lenta genome. Proteins encoded here:
- the alr gene encoding alanine racemase yields the protein MPTISTSSPTYAIVDLSALTHNLTQLRRLLSPGCEVMAVIKANAYGHGAIEVARSLIAQGVARIAVVSLDEGIAIRSAGITVPVVLLGPLFPDQLHDIIAHRLTPVISDRASLPMLTQATTSLATPYPIHLKVETGMGRLGLAADELLRLIDSGQLPASLRIEGVMTHFSDSDGPETGQTEEQLARFQSIVNSLTTRGLSIPLIHAANSGAAVRYPRAHYSMIRPGIMLYGYHTLPESISAPDLKPVLSLRSCIAQMRAIPAGCPVSYNGTFVAKRPTRVAVLPIGYADGFNRRLSNRGEVLVRGQRAKVIGLVCMDMVMIDVTEIPDASVGDEVILIGRQGTDQITAADLAKWTGTIAYETLCAIGPRIPRRYQNS
- a CDS encoding sensor histidine kinase, translated to MPIQSLEGVQPVVLPLVELLPKERRILDRPSMEFRPFGLDEQGQTIRDLSGLSIRAVILDLEKTLTRERGDGAGSEAVDELCVLLNQRIKDSVYHVTPEFLKNPWNSYSYEFAAYLYEFCELLTGDPNFIFAGGMEKMSPIIQVLARPFSLEQIYGMFPYFGNKFASGSVECRVVSVTPGSATLAMRFSDRTLRQFGPFRRRCTYLVCQSAQGIFAAVPSRVHGLPPATLTNLSCVSNDDEWCRWLIRWQNDGARRWGRASRSSAAVPVLPEPVLCDAVSAESERGPLPLEPVWDGWGNPGSRRQTHWILWSGLIGLCLAGGLRVLSSAVGPAEMALAGLSPVLAAGWLMQRCMRKESLQREALIREQIAFVESRHEELREAYLGQEQTRVELRRKVTQLTALHQAGLLFSATLDRETLLERVLETLTRDLHYDRAMVSTFDPLRSVIRHVRVIGASDEVLAYAQDCEVPVTDRNSPEGMAVLQGLPLLIADIQTVWPQLHPINRRLAELSRTKSLIIVPLRAKDHILGILTVDRTHEPSLTTDDLELMTTLANQVAIALDNASAYQQIEEWNVGLELKVRERTEALEQADRVRSQFLSHVSHELRTPLTSIKGFVQNLLDGLTGPLNEKQQRYLFRMLDNSDRLIRMIEDLLDRTRIEAGRLEVHPVDVDLESCLTDAIEQLRPLASAKRQRLGISARDLGIEVWADRDRLIQVAVNLLQNAVKYTPEDGEILVAVESSSPRFVRILVRDTGPGIPAEDLDRIFDPFFRVQHGQRSGPKGLGLGLSIVKTLVELQGGSVAAKNCPAGGAEVSFTLPLRSAIPTTPLSPPVAERRVLVADEDPDIRQWLFDRLKASGYCPEAALDGQEARVAVQSGGYAGVMLDVGLGQSEGLNVVREIRLQATEVPIIVMTASGSQELAVQAIGMGAQAYLLKPFDAGELRAVMERWFH
- a CDS encoding MTH1187 family thiamine-binding protein encodes the protein MVLLEFSMSPLGKGESVGKYVARSLDIIDKSGVDYRLNPMGTVLEGEWDEVFGVVKKCYERMRKDCGRISCTIKVDYRKAAKGRLSSKVASIEKQLKRRVKQ
- a CDS encoding precorrin-2 dehydrogenase/sirohydrochlorin ferrochelatase family protein; amino-acid sequence: MAPNSGFPLVLDVKGFSVLVIGGDEEAAEKSERLLEAGARVTVISPMLHETLKLLAASAKVIHRGRHFRETDLEHTILVLNTIRGDREFAKMLLAKAREKGFLLWSTDMPELSSVTMPAVVASGHARVAISSSGVAPALSGFMKEDLERILDSEFSAFVDWLGHLREQAKANEPDADKRRALLREALDGFRLLGKVQYPKVWQDERARQTAASPAPAAKTT
- a CDS encoding c-type cytochrome biogenesis protein CcmI/CycH; protein product: MAGMSGQALGMAGTIIGLAALAAWLGLAHSCDPATGEPVVAGRVTIAPNLADQVKPTDVLFVIVKRPQGPPRPIAAKRIDHPTFPASFEITNADVMVEGSELRGMVDIVARLDRDGQAGPAQPGDIEGRYAKNPTLPGGRDFEIVLDSVK
- a CDS encoding HNH endonuclease gives rise to the protein MEMTLLLNSTYEPLRVVHWQKAIALLWQGKVEVLEVYDREIHGISLSIKLPAVMRLLKLVRLKDSYRAVKFSRINIFTRDGYTCQYCNRKFRTEELTFDHVIPIAKGGKKTWENITTACWRCNNRKSGRTPDEAGMKLKKKPVKPRWSPVITITIGIRNTPESWRDYLYWNMELDADPAET
- a CDS encoding Rieske (2Fe-2S) protein, with translation MKEFVTVAALTDVPPGVTKTVDVQGIWIALSNVDGTLFAVDNTCPHAGGPLGEGKLKDSIIECPWHGWKFDLRTGQRVNNPNFTVACCDVRVVDGQIQIKLPEHLE
- a CDS encoding gamma-glutamylcyclotransferase family protein; amino-acid sequence: MKFFLYGDNLNLTQLKRRAPEHQFLYLATLGDHTIKFCRWSAQWRCGLSSIAPSPGEKVWGAVFELTDEDLKIMDEFEQDVPPGAYRHLQITVLNEAGEKELVTTYAANPIGKFKPKDHYLDWVIKGLKQWKLPEEAVEQWHAYRPS
- a CDS encoding (2Fe-2S) ferredoxin domain-containing protein, which produces MPKPKHHILVCTNSRPPGHPKPSCGSAGAAQLLMAFNMGLMQRGVQPGQVLVSATGCLGPCEQGPTVVVYPDNTWYSKVTEADVAVILDEHIAKGTPAEKLNPDAVWK
- a CDS encoding MogA/MoaB family molybdenum cofactor biosynthesis protein, with the translated sequence MASATHHEHKHHAPRSIGCMVITCSDTRTPETDASGQLIQKLLKEQGHSIAAYHLVKDEPAQITARITEGIANESVQAIIVNGGTGISRRDSTFEAVDAMLEKRLDGFGEVFRYLTYQEIGSPAIMSRATAGIIKGRVLFSTPGSENAVRLAMEKLILPELGHLVKELTK